Part of the Labrenzia sp. PHM005 genome is shown below.
GAGAGATGCCGCCCAAAATGACTGCAGCGGTCAAAACCATCAAAATCACCCCAGTGACCGACGTGTTGACACCAAAATTGGCTTCGAGAACGTCAGCAACACCATTGGCCTGAACGCCGTTGCCAATACCGAAGGCTGCGATTGCACCAAACAGGGCGAATGCCCATGCGAGCCAGTGCCAGTGTGATGCCAGGCCGTTTTTGATGTAGTACATCGGGCCACCAACATAGTTGCCAAGCTCATCAACCTCACGGTATTTCACCGCGCAAACAGCTTCAGCATATTTGGTGGCCATACCCACCAGCGCAGTCATCCACATCCAGAATAAGGCGCCTGGTCCTCCCAAGAAAATCGCGGTCGCAACACCTGCGATATTACCGGTGCCGATGGTAGCCGAAAGGGAAGTCATCAAAGCATTAAACGGGCTTATCTGGCCTTCGCCCTGGCTTGAACGCCCTTGAAACAAAAGGCTGAAGCCTTTGCCCAAGCGAAGGATTGGCATGAACTTCAAGCCAACCTGCAGGAAAAACCCGACACCGAGAATAAGAACCAGCATCACCGGTCCCCATACAATGCCATTGATGGCTCCTACGATATTATTCAACGCTTCCATGGATTTCCTCCCAATGCGTTTCGGCTCGGGCTTTGCTGCTCAGTTGCAAGGCGCATTTGTGCAGAGCCCGGTTTCAAAAAACGTGGTGCGATGGGTGTGCCAGTAAGGCTCGAGTGATCTCTTCTGGAGCGCACAAGGCGCATTCTTTTTCGAATGCATTGTTTTTGCAGCGGCTCGTAAGCCTCTGTTTCAGAGCGAGTGTGGGGGATACCAAATGGCATCTGTAGCACTCCTTAAGCGTGTATTGCGCGGCCAAGCACGTCAAGGCAGGCTTCCTTAACTGCTTCGCCGAGGGCTGGATGGGCATGGCAGGTTCGACTGATGTCTTCGACACTCGCGCCCTTGGTCAGCGCCAGAACCAGTTCTGCAATCAGGTCTCCACCATGGGCACCGCATATGTGAGCGCCGAGTAGCTTTCCCTCTGGTGTCGCCAGAATTTTAACCGCGCCGTCGGTTTCACCACTGGAACGGGCGCGGCTGTTTGCCATGAAACTGAACTTGCCACTGATGTACTCTGTGCCGGCAGTTTTCAGGTCGTCTTCGGTCGCTCCGACTGAAGCGACTTCTGGGTCGGTGTAAACCACGGCAGGAACGGCGTTGTAGTCAATGTGGCTAGGTTGACCCGCCAGCATCTCAACACATGCCACGCCATCTTCTTCGGCCTTATGGGCAAGCATTGGACCGGGAACGCAATCGCCGATGGCGTAGATGCCTGGAACGGAAGTCATGAACCGGTCATCGACAGAGATGAAGCCGCGGTCGTTTCGTTTGATGCCGAGCGCTTCCGCGCCAAGGCCTCGTGTCACTGGCCGACGCCCGACGGCTATGAGCACTTTGTCAGCTTCAAGGACTTCGGTTGTGTCCTTGCCGATCCGTTCAAGGTTCAGGACAAGACCAGTTGGTGTTTGTTCAATTCCGGTCAACTTGCGGCCAAGCTGAAATTTGAGACCTCTTTTAGTCAGTGCCCGTTGCGCCAATTTGGCAATGTCGCTGTCCATTCCGGGAAGAATGCGGTCGAGGTATTCCACAACGGTCACCTTCGCCCCAAGCCGGGACCAGACTTGCCCGAGTTCGAGGCCGATCACGCCAGCCCCAATGACAACAAGATGATCCGGCACTTCAGAAAGCGTGAGCGCACCGGTGCTGCTCAAAATGTTAGTCTCGTCAAAGTCGATGCCTGGAAGCGGTGTCGGCTCAGATCCGGTCGCGATGAGGATGTTCTTTGCGGTTAGTACTGTTTCGCCGGCACCGTTTTTCACCAAAACCTGACCCGGTGCAGGAATGGAGGCCCAGCCCTCAATCGATTCCACGCCGTTTTTCTTAAAAAGAAAGGATATGCCTTTGGTCAGGTCTCCAACGATTTTATCCTTGCGGCCCATCATTGCGGCGATGTCCAGGCTTGCTTCGCCTGTGCTGATCCCATGGACCGCAAGATGTTTCAGCTCCGCAAATTTGGCAGAAGAGGTCAGCAGCGCTTTGGAGGGAATGCAGCCAACGTTCAGGCAGGTTCCGCCAAGTGAACCACGGCCTTCCACGCAAGCGACCTTCAGTCCAAGCTGAGCTGCCCGAATTGCGGCCACGTATCCTCCGGGGCCGCCGCCGATAACAACGAGATCAAAGTTGCTCATCTTCTCGCCTTAAAGATCGTAGATCGGGAATTGTTTGCAGATTTCTGCCACCTGTTTGCGGGTCTCGGCTTCGATATGAGCATCGCCATCCGGGTTGGCGGCAAGCGCATCCAGAACGTCGCTGATGAGATGGCCGATCTTGCGGAACTCTTCCGGGCCAAACCCACGGGAGCAACCGGCGGACGTGCCGAGTCGGATACCGCTGGTAACAGTTGGTTTTTCCGGATCGTTTGGAACGCCGTTCTTGTTGCAGGTGAAACCGGCGCGTTCCAAGGCCGCTTCAGCCGCATTCCCTTTGACACCTTTTGGTCGAAGGTCGACCAGCATCAGGTGATTGTCCGTGCCGCCGGATACTATAGCGCATCCACGGGCGATCATGACCTCTGACAGAGCCCGCGCACTGTCGATGACGCGTGTGGTGTAGTCTTTAAATTCCGGTTTCAAAGCTTCGCCGAATGCGACAGCCTTGGCCGCAATAACATGCATGAGCGGTCCGCCTTGAAGACCCGGAAACACGGCGGAGTTGATCTTCTTTGCGATCGCCTCATCATTAGTCAGGATGATGCCGCCGCGTGGCCCGCGAAGGGTTTTATGAGTGGTGGATGTCACAACATGGGCATGCGGCATCGGGGAAGGGTGGAGGCCTGTGGCCACCAGGCCGGCGATGTGTGCCATGTCTACCAGCAGCCAAGCTCCGACCTCATCCGCGATTTCCCGAAACTTCTTGAAATCGATCACCCGCGAATAGGCTGAGGCGCCGGCGATGATCATCTGCGGCTTTTCAGCATTTGCGAGTTCGGCAACGTGTTCGTAGTCGATCAGGCCTTCCGGTGTCAGGCCATATTGGACGGGCCGGAACCATTTACCCGATTGTGCAGGTTTGGCGCCGTGGGTGAGATGACCACCGGCATCGAGTGACATGCCCAAAATGGTGTCGCCTGGTTTCAGCAAAGCCAACTTGACCGCGCCATTCGCCTGGGCGCCAGAATGTGGTTGAACGTTTGCAAAGCCGGCGCCGAAAAGTGTTTTCAGCCGGGCAATGGCTTCAGCTTCAACTTCGTCGACAAACTCACAGCCGCCGTAGTACCGGCGGCCAGGGTAACCCTCGGCATATTTGTTGGTCAGGACGGAGCCCTGTGCTTGCAGCACGGCCTTGGAGACGATGTTTTCAGACGCAATCAATTCGATCTGATCGGCCTGACGGGTGGCTTCCCGGTCAATCGACTTGGCAATAACCGGATCTGCGACGTCTAGGTTTGTCTGAAACATGTCTGTCCTCCAACGTGTTTCCCAAAAAAGGGATGAGTTCCCTTTTGTCTCCTGAAGTTTCCAATAAGGGAAATATCCTCAAAATGCAACAAAAGTTTAGTCTGGCGGAAATTTGACGGTGTTTCGGGAGTGTGCGAAATACGCTGGAGGACCTAAGAGGCGGAAGATGGAACCGGTTTCGCAAAGCAAGGATGACGAGGTCATCGACGCACAAGATCACGATCATCTGGGCAAGATGATCCGGGAAGCGCGCGCCCAAAAAGGGTGGACACTCGAAGAGGCGGGCAAGGCGGCGGGCATTGGCCGGTCAACTCTGTCCAAGATCGAAAACAACCAGACGCGGCCGAGTTTTGATATTGTGCGCCGGCTGACCAAAGCGCTGGATCTCAAAACGCCGCAATTGTTTGTCCAAAGCGGACCGAACGATATCTCGGGCCGACGTGACGTGACCTTGGCGGGGCAGGGTGAAAAGCAGGAAACGCCGACCTATAGTCACGAATTGCTCTGCACAGAGCTGACCAGCAAGCGCATGCTTCCTTACATCGCCACGGTCAAGGCCCGGGATGTCTCAGAGTATGAGGCTTGGGTCCGGCACCGGGGCGAAGAGTTTATGTATGTGATCAGCGGAGAACTCACGTTCTTCACCGAACATTACCGTCCACTCGAGCTGAAAGCCGGTGACTCAGTCTATTACGACAGTGGTATGGGGCATGGCTGTGTTTCCACAAGTAAAGAAGATGCAAAGATCCTTTGGGTCTCGCTGGAATAGAGGCAATGCGCAGAACATTGAAAGCAGGATGTGATTTACAACCATTTTGGAAATTTTTGGCTTTAATGCCGGTAGATAGCCGCAGCTTCCTTTAATTCAAACAGTCGCGGAGCGTCAGAGGCTTTTGAGTGCCGTCGGCTCAGAGCAGACGCTCGCTCTTTCTAGACGGTTTCCGTTACCTTGAGCAGACCTTCAGGAGCATCCGGGTTTTCGCCGAGGAGACAGGAAAGGGTTTCGACAAAACTATAAAAAGCCACTGCCTGGAGTATTGGCAATACCGGCTCTGTCACGCCGCCGGGTAGATTCAGCGGTAGAATCCCATGACGACCATTGACCGAGAATACACGCGCGCCATTGTTGACCAATCTGGTTTCTGCAGCATGGACTGAGGCCGAAGCCGCCAGGCCGCTGTCAAAAGACAATACAGCAAGTTTTCTGTCTGCAATAACGATTGGTCCATGCAGGAGTTCCGCCGCCGAATAGGCCTCGGCATGGATCCTACAGGTTTCCTTCAACTTGAGCGCAGCTTCAGCCGCAACGGCCAAGCTTGTGCCGCGACCCAAACAATAGATGGAACTGGCGCGAGCGACCGGTGTTATCGCATGAGACCAGTTGCTCTCCAGCACCAATCGGGTCAGGTCCGGAAGGGAACCCAAGCTCATTTTTAGATCAACATCGTTTGTGT
Proteins encoded:
- a CDS encoding SIS domain-containing protein; this translates as MPSDQSTQMATEIAEIPAMIERQLTEGLEQYWQTGARWRTDNPHGFVTCARGTSDHAATFFKYMMETATGRPVASIGPSVASIHDTKLKLDGFVSLAFSQSGGSPDLVALQKATAKGGADTVAILNETQSPLGTASGTVLPVLAGPEKAVAATKSFVGMLVASLSLVAGYTNDVDLKMSLGSLPDLTRLVLESNWSHAITPVARASSIYCLGRGTSLAVAAEAALKLKETCRIHAEAYSAAELLHGPIVIADRKLAVLSFDSGLAASASVHAAETRLVNNGARVFSVNGRHGILPLNLPGGVTEPVLPILQAVAFYSFVETLSCLLGENPDAPEGLLKVTETV
- a CDS encoding helix-turn-helix domain-containing protein; this encodes MEPVSQSKDDEVIDAQDHDHLGKMIREARAQKGWTLEEAGKAAGIGRSTLSKIENNQTRPSFDIVRRLTKALDLKTPQLFVQSGPNDISGRRDVTLAGQGEKQETPTYSHELLCTELTSKRMLPYIATVKARDVSEYEAWVRHRGEEFMYVISGELTFFTEHYRPLELKAGDSVYYDSGMGHGCVSTSKEDAKILWVSLE
- the glyA gene encoding serine hydroxymethyltransferase, translated to MFQTNLDVADPVIAKSIDREATRQADQIELIASENIVSKAVLQAQGSVLTNKYAEGYPGRRYYGGCEFVDEVEAEAIARLKTLFGAGFANVQPHSGAQANGAVKLALLKPGDTILGMSLDAGGHLTHGAKPAQSGKWFRPVQYGLTPEGLIDYEHVAELANAEKPQMIIAGASAYSRVIDFKKFREIADEVGAWLLVDMAHIAGLVATGLHPSPMPHAHVVTSTTHKTLRGPRGGIILTNDEAIAKKINSAVFPGLQGGPLMHVIAAKAVAFGEALKPEFKDYTTRVIDSARALSEVMIARGCAIVSGGTDNHLMLVDLRPKGVKGNAAEAALERAGFTCNKNGVPNDPEKPTVTSGIRLGTSAGCSRGFGPEEFRKIGHLISDVLDALAANPDGDAHIEAETRKQVAEICKQFPIYDL
- the lpdA gene encoding dihydrolipoyl dehydrogenase: MSNFDLVVIGGGPGGYVAAIRAAQLGLKVACVEGRGSLGGTCLNVGCIPSKALLTSSAKFAELKHLAVHGISTGEASLDIAAMMGRKDKIVGDLTKGISFLFKKNGVESIEGWASIPAPGQVLVKNGAGETVLTAKNILIATGSEPTPLPGIDFDETNILSSTGALTLSEVPDHLVVIGAGVIGLELGQVWSRLGAKVTVVEYLDRILPGMDSDIAKLAQRALTKRGLKFQLGRKLTGIEQTPTGLVLNLERIGKDTTEVLEADKVLIAVGRRPVTRGLGAEALGIKRNDRGFISVDDRFMTSVPGIYAIGDCVPGPMLAHKAEEDGVACVEMLAGQPSHIDYNAVPAVVYTDPEVASVGATEDDLKTAGTEYISGKFSFMANSRARSSGETDGAVKILATPEGKLLGAHICGAHGGDLIAELVLALTKGASVEDISRTCHAHPALGEAVKEACLDVLGRAIHA